In Candidatus Defluviilinea proxima, a single genomic region encodes these proteins:
- a CDS encoding FHA domain-containing protein — MMTQEDSPLLVAQEGPLKGQRWQLSKTIVLGREPTCDVVISDRQISRYHARLTPTAEGVILEDLGSKNGTHHNGTSLTAPVVLQDGDMLSVAMAQQFVFLISDATTPLVEGTPPSGRLMMDLKSRRVWVNHQQIVPPLSAQQFKLLWLLYENKGEVVSRPDLVAIVWGEDQSAGVSDQALDALIRRLRDRISSLDPSHQYIDTVRGHGIRLDNPSA, encoded by the coding sequence ATGATGACACAGGAAGATTCTCCATTGCTGGTAGCGCAGGAAGGGCCTTTGAAAGGTCAGCGCTGGCAGTTAAGCAAAACAATTGTATTAGGACGTGAGCCAACCTGCGATGTGGTGATCTCAGACCGCCAGATATCACGATATCATGCACGTCTGACGCCGACTGCCGAGGGTGTGATCCTTGAAGACCTTGGGAGTAAGAACGGCACGCATCATAACGGAACCTCTCTAACTGCTCCTGTCGTATTGCAGGATGGTGACATGTTGTCTGTTGCGATGGCCCAGCAATTTGTGTTCCTGATCTCTGACGCAACGACTCCGTTGGTGGAAGGTACGCCTCCGTCTGGACGTTTGATGATGGACTTGAAGTCGCGTCGTGTGTGGGTCAATCATCAGCAGATCGTCCCGCCTCTTTCTGCGCAACAGTTCAAGTTGTTGTGGTTACTGTATGAGAATAAAGGAGAGGTGGTGAGCCGCCCTGACCTTGTGGCAATCGTATGGGGAGAAGATCAATCTGCCGGAGTGTCAGACCAGGCCCTTGATGCGTTGATCCGCCGCCTGCGAGATCGCATCTCTTCACTTGATCCCTCTCACCAATATATCGATACCGTGCGTGGACACGGGATACGGCTCGACAACCCATCTGCATGA
- a CDS encoding serine/threonine protein kinase, translating to MGSIYLADDMRLKGRQCALKEVEYDRALPENIRDEAREQFLREATVLARLDHPNLPKVSDFFSNGPRDYLVMDYIPGEDLRTLMLEARRNKKYLLEKEVLTWAEQIANALTFLHSQEPSIVHRDIKPSNLKLMPHGLIKLVDFGLVKILAPEEVTITIIQGQGTALYTPLEQYGGSDVHTDIRSDIYAFGATLYHLLTTESPADARKRFLAPESLIPLRQINPTLSARTEKAVMWAMSMHPDERPHSVEEFKEALIGNRETPMLSFSPRINLPTHSVMDNLSNPPEATLAWSAAVLFLLSLLATLIR from the coding sequence ATGGGCTCAATTTACCTTGCCGACGATATGCGGCTCAAGGGACGTCAGTGCGCCCTCAAAGAGGTCGAATACGACCGCGCCCTCCCGGAAAATATAAGAGACGAAGCCCGCGAACAATTTTTACGTGAGGCTACTGTTCTCGCGCGCCTCGATCATCCTAATCTGCCTAAAGTTTCTGATTTCTTTTCGAACGGTCCACGCGATTACCTCGTGATGGATTACATCCCCGGCGAAGACCTGCGCACGTTGATGCTCGAAGCGCGGCGCAACAAAAAATACCTACTTGAAAAGGAAGTTCTCACGTGGGCAGAACAGATCGCCAATGCCCTCACCTTCCTCCATAGCCAGGAACCATCCATCGTGCATCGCGATATCAAGCCAAGCAACCTGAAACTCATGCCGCACGGATTGATCAAGCTCGTGGACTTCGGACTCGTAAAAATTCTTGCACCCGAAGAAGTCACCATCACCATCATTCAAGGACAGGGAACCGCGCTTTACACTCCTCTTGAGCAATATGGAGGAAGCGATGTACACACCGACATCCGCTCGGACATCTATGCATTCGGCGCTACGCTGTATCACCTGCTCACCACCGAATCTCCAGCGGACGCACGCAAACGCTTCCTTGCGCCCGAAAGCCTGATCCCGTTACGACAGATCAATCCTACCCTGTCAGCGCGGACCGAAAAAGCAGTCATGTGGGCCATGTCCATGCACCCGGATGAACGGCCTCACTCAGTTGAAGAATTCAAAGAAGCCTTGATTGGGAATCGCGAAACGCCGATGCTTTCCTTTTCCCCTCGTATAAACTTGCCCACGCACTCAGTCATGGATAATCTCTCGAATCCTCCCGAAGCCACACTTGCGTGGAGTGCGGCTGTGTTATTCCTGCTCAGCCTTCTTGCGACTTTGATTCGCTAG
- a CDS encoding glycerophosphodiester phosphodiesterase encodes MIRNFFAMLKTLPHPIIFAHRGSSAHAPENTLAAFELAVEQGADGVELDAKLTTDGRVVVIHDATLDRTTGAHGRVRDMSLGDLRSLDAGAFFSEKFKSEKIPTLEEVFESVGKRTFINVELTNYNTPRDHLVESVCMLVKRFGLQKRVLFSSFFAANLSRARSYLPEVPIGLLALGGVLGAWPRSFGFAFGKYDALHPYIKDVTHQQVQRVHRLNRRIHVWTVNAEQDMRRLFNWGVDAIFTDDPQLAVKVRGEIK; translated from the coding sequence GTGATCCGTAATTTTTTTGCCATGCTCAAAACACTTCCTCATCCCATCATCTTTGCCCACCGTGGTTCATCGGCTCATGCGCCGGAGAACACTCTTGCCGCATTCGAACTTGCTGTTGAACAAGGTGCAGATGGCGTTGAACTTGATGCCAAATTAACAACAGATGGACGTGTTGTTGTCATCCATGATGCTACTTTAGATCGTACAACCGGTGCGCATGGACGTGTAAGAGATATGTCGTTGGGGGATTTGCGTTCTTTGGATGCTGGCGCTTTCTTTTCGGAGAAATTCAAAAGTGAGAAGATCCCCACACTTGAAGAAGTTTTCGAGTCGGTGGGCAAGCGCACATTCATCAATGTTGAACTCACAAATTACAATACGCCGCGTGACCATTTAGTTGAGTCCGTGTGTATGTTGGTAAAGAGATTTGGTTTGCAGAAGCGGGTATTGTTTTCATCCTTTTTTGCGGCTAATCTTTCACGAGCACGCAGTTACCTACCTGAAGTTCCAATTGGTTTGCTGGCATTGGGCGGAGTGCTTGGTGCATGGCCACGTTCGTTCGGTTTTGCATTTGGTAAATACGATGCCCTGCATCCTTATATAAAAGATGTAACACATCAACAGGTTCAGCGTGTACATCGTTTGAATAGGCGTATCCATGTATGGACGGTAAATGCTGAGCAAGATATGCGACGATTGTTCAATTGGGGTGTAGATGCGATCTTTACAGATGATCCGCAGTTGGCAGTGAAGGTGCGCGGGGAAATCAAGTGA
- a CDS encoding ATP-binding protein: MRPVGSTSVFAPPPINSVEDTGLNALWLQDLALKILYNQGFISGFKIAEYMALPFAGVIDGILESLKREKLIEVKSSQGGLGEGAYTYGITGAGITRAREALDRSQYAGAAPVPFEVYNEAMRRQKTGRMTVTARTMRQVLSQMVISENTFQRLGPALNSGTSIFMYGPPGNGKTSVARAFGNLILTQSIYIPYALYLDGQVIKVYDQVSHTLAPESDGTPSASGTGNLRANPRRDPRWIKIRRPFIVTGGELTLEGLDLVYDDVHKFYEAPFQVKANGGIFLIDDFGRQQVRPRDLLNRWIVPLENRVDYLTLHNGRKVEVPFDVLIVFSTNLPPKDLVDEAFLRRLRHKIEIGDPSYEEYREIFKRVAQGKKVEYSDQGLAYLLQEWYIKRNRKLRASHPRDLCDQILDISSYLAVPPTMSRDMLDRAAQAYFVDI; encoded by the coding sequence ATGCGACCTGTAGGTAGTACCAGTGTATTTGCCCCTCCGCCGATCAATTCTGTGGAAGATACTGGTTTAAACGCACTCTGGCTTCAAGACCTCGCCTTAAAGATCCTGTATAACCAAGGATTTATCAGCGGGTTCAAGATCGCAGAGTATATGGCGCTTCCGTTTGCAGGTGTCATTGATGGTATTCTTGAATCTCTGAAACGTGAAAAATTGATCGAGGTGAAGTCGTCGCAGGGTGGGTTGGGTGAAGGTGCTTATACCTACGGTATTACTGGGGCCGGTATCACCCGTGCCCGTGAAGCATTGGATCGAAGTCAGTATGCTGGCGCTGCGCCGGTTCCTTTTGAAGTGTACAACGAGGCGATGCGCCGCCAAAAGACGGGACGTATGACCGTTACGGCGCGTACGATGCGTCAGGTGCTTTCGCAGATGGTCATTTCTGAGAATACTTTTCAACGATTAGGCCCTGCGCTTAACTCTGGTACGTCTATTTTCATGTATGGCCCTCCAGGTAACGGTAAGACGAGCGTTGCGCGTGCGTTTGGCAACCTCATTTTGACCCAGTCCATTTATATTCCTTATGCGTTGTATCTTGATGGACAGGTCATTAAAGTATATGACCAAGTCAGCCATACGCTTGCGCCAGAATCAGATGGAACACCTTCTGCCTCTGGTACCGGTAACTTGCGTGCCAATCCGCGCCGTGACCCACGCTGGATAAAGATTCGCCGTCCGTTCATTGTGACGGGTGGTGAGTTGACGCTTGAAGGCCTCGACCTTGTGTATGATGATGTCCACAAGTTCTATGAAGCGCCGTTTCAGGTCAAAGCCAATGGCGGCATCTTCTTGATCGACGACTTTGGACGACAACAAGTACGTCCGCGTGACCTGCTCAACCGTTGGATCGTTCCGCTTGAGAACCGTGTGGATTATCTTACGCTTCATAACGGACGTAAGGTTGAAGTGCCCTTCGATGTTTTGATCGTATTCTCGACCAACCTCCCGCCAAAAGACCTCGTGGATGAAGCCTTCCTGCGTCGTTTGCGCCACAAGATCGAGATTGGCGATCCCTCGTATGAGGAATATCGCGAGATCTTTAAACGTGTTGCTCAAGGTAAAAAGGTGGAGTACAGTGACCAGGGGTTAGCCTACCTTTTGCAAGAGTGGTATATCAAACGTAACCGAAAGTTGCGTGCGTCTCATCCACGTGACTTGTGTGACCAGATCCTGGATATTTCCAGTTATCTTGCCGTTCCGCCGACCATGTCCCGCGATATGCTGGATCGTGCGGCGCAGGCCTATTTCGTGGATATTTAA
- a CDS encoding glycosyltransferase family 2 protein, producing the protein MNLSVIIPVYNEVTNIQEIIKRVQATKLADEIIIVDDGSQDGTRDILKTLDGKKKVRVILHEKNQGKGGAVVTGMKAAKGDILLIQDADLEYDPRDYPALLQPINEKLAEVVYGSRFLGSAHRVTMFWHQVANKLLTFMTNILYDSILTDMETGYKVFRREVVEGMNIRSKRFNFEPEFTAKILKRKHRIFEVPITFNPRDYSEGKKIKLKDAFEAVWALIRYRFFD; encoded by the coding sequence ATGAACCTATCCGTAATCATCCCCGTATACAATGAAGTAACAAACATCCAGGAGATTATCAAACGTGTGCAGGCCACAAAGCTTGCTGATGAGATCATCATCGTAGATGATGGCTCACAAGATGGTACACGCGATATTTTGAAAACACTGGACGGCAAAAAGAAAGTCCGCGTAATTTTGCATGAGAAGAATCAAGGCAAAGGTGGAGCTGTTGTCACTGGTATGAAAGCCGCAAAAGGTGACATTCTATTGATCCAAGATGCCGACCTCGAATATGACCCGCGCGACTACCCAGCCTTGCTCCAACCAATCAACGAAAAACTGGCAGAAGTTGTCTACGGTTCGCGGTTTCTGGGTTCAGCGCATCGCGTTACTATGTTCTGGCATCAGGTTGCCAACAAGCTACTGACTTTCATGACTAACATCTTATACGACTCGATCCTGACGGATATGGAAACAGGGTATAAGGTCTTTCGTCGCGAGGTGGTCGAAGGCATGAATATCCGCTCCAAACGCTTCAACTTCGAGCCGGAATTCACCGCCAAGATCCTCAAGCGGAAACACCGCATCTTTGAGGTTCCTATTACGTTTAACCCACGTGATTATTCCGAGGGAAAGAAGATCAAACTCAAGGATGCCTTCGAAGCAGTTTGGGCGTTGATCCGCTATAGGTTTTTCGATTAA